In one Phycisphaeraceae bacterium genomic region, the following are encoded:
- a CDS encoding DUF488 domain-containing protein has translation MHAASSVSRSASQRPAVILTVGHSTRPIEKFIELLHAHGVERLVDVRTAPGSRRYPQFNQEALEQSLHNAGMDYEHIKALGGFRRSRPDSPNTGWKNASFRGFADYMLTKPFRDGLRELLHLASDKRTAIMCSEAVPWRCHRSLISDMLLVRGMNVEHIISVHKRNPHQLTKFGRVEGDHMVYPPAEESPCGTLYDDDVK, from the coding sequence ATGCACGCCGCGTCATCTGTCAGCCGCTCCGCATCGCAGCGACCAGCGGTTATTCTGACGGTCGGTCACTCCACGCGACCCATTGAAAAGTTCATAGAGTTGCTCCATGCACATGGCGTCGAGCGGTTGGTGGATGTACGCACAGCTCCGGGGTCGAGGCGATATCCGCAATTCAACCAGGAGGCACTGGAGCAATCGCTGCATAATGCGGGTATGGATTACGAACACATCAAAGCGTTAGGCGGTTTTCGTCGCTCGCGTCCCGACTCACCCAACACAGGCTGGAAAAATGCGAGCTTTCGCGGCTTTGCGGACTACATGCTTACCAAACCCTTCCGTGACGGGCTGCGCGAATTGCTGCACCTCGCGAGTGATAAACGTACCGCGATCATGTGCAGTGAAGCGGTTCCCTGGCGTTGTCATCGCTCGCTGATTTCCGACATGCTGCTGGTTCGCGGCATGAATGTCGAGCACATTATTTCCGTTCATAAACGCAATCCGCATCAACTGACGAAATTTGGTCGTGTTGAAGGAGACCACATGGTGTACCCGCCAGCGGAGGAGTCACCTTGCGGAACGCTCTACGATGATGACGTGAAGTAG
- the mscL gene encoding large conductance mechanosensitive channel protein MscL, with the protein MGMLKEFKEFALKGNMLDLAVGIIIGVAFGSVVNSLVNDIIMPPIGMAMGHVDFKDLKVVLKAASPEVKDLAGAVTAQAVPEVAIRWGLFINNLINFFVVAFCVFLVVKAFNTARARLEGKPPAAK; encoded by the coding sequence ATGGGGATGTTGAAGGAGTTCAAAGAGTTCGCATTGAAGGGCAACATGCTCGATCTGGCGGTAGGCATCATCATCGGTGTGGCATTCGGTTCTGTGGTCAATTCACTGGTCAACGACATCATCATGCCGCCGATCGGTATGGCGATGGGTCATGTGGACTTCAAAGATCTCAAGGTGGTGCTCAAAGCCGCCTCACCCGAAGTCAAAGATCTGGCTGGAGCCGTCACCGCACAGGCTGTGCCTGAAGTCGCCATCCGCTGGGGGCTATTCATCAACAACCTGATTAACTTCTTCGTCGTCGCTTTCTGCGTGTTCCTCGTGGTCAAGGCTTTCAACACCGCACGGGCACGTCTCGAAGGAAAACCGCCCGCTGCCAAGTGA
- a CDS encoding aspartate aminotransferase family protein: MFDLKSVVAANQGQALNLIESHINPAFAKVLRIIGFDVNYTHGRGQYLYDDQGHEYLDCLAGYGTFACGRNHPVIRQAIKDAMDLDLPNLPKMGAYPLSGMLARELIKIAPAGLDTVFFTNCGAMGVETALKYARAATGKPRIVYCKKSFHGLSLGALSVMGNEEFREGFGPLGQYTTAVPFNDLDALEHELKKGDVAGFICEPIQGKGVNIPSDAFLPGVVRLCRKYGTLYIDDEVQTGYGRTGKMWACQHWLTSDSPEHLPDVMITAKALSGGYVPAGAVLSKRWVHEKVFSSLDRCVVHSTTFGQNDLAMTAGLATLSVLREEKVVENAAAMGDLLLTKMRSLVEKYDLVKEVRGKGLMVAIEFGTPRGIMLRTQWALLHKLDPSLFPQAILIPLLKDHRILAQTAGHHLDVIKLIPPLIINAKDVDRIVNAFDEVIASCSRMSGPMWEVGKRLTSQALKRKEPAPAGT, translated from the coding sequence ATGTTTGATCTCAAGTCAGTTGTCGCGGCGAATCAGGGGCAGGCACTCAATCTCATCGAGAGCCATATCAACCCCGCCTTTGCGAAGGTGTTGCGGATCATTGGTTTCGATGTCAATTACACACATGGCCGAGGCCAGTACCTCTACGACGATCAAGGCCATGAATATCTTGACTGCCTGGCGGGCTACGGCACCTTTGCCTGCGGGCGAAACCACCCGGTGATCCGTCAGGCGATCAAGGATGCAATGGATCTCGACCTGCCGAACCTGCCGAAGATGGGCGCCTATCCGCTCTCAGGCATGCTCGCGCGGGAGTTGATCAAGATCGCACCAGCCGGTCTGGACACCGTGTTTTTCACCAACTGCGGAGCGATGGGTGTCGAGACTGCTCTTAAATACGCCCGTGCTGCCACCGGCAAGCCGCGGATCGTCTATTGCAAGAAAAGTTTTCACGGCCTGTCACTGGGCGCGTTGTCGGTCATGGGTAATGAGGAGTTTCGTGAAGGTTTCGGGCCGTTGGGTCAGTACACGACAGCCGTTCCCTTCAACGATCTCGACGCCCTTGAACACGAGCTGAAAAAAGGTGACGTGGCGGGCTTTATCTGCGAGCCGATCCAGGGCAAAGGCGTCAATATTCCTTCCGATGCGTTTCTTCCCGGCGTTGTGCGGCTGTGCAGGAAATACGGCACGCTATACATCGATGATGAAGTTCAGACCGGCTACGGACGGACAGGGAAAATGTGGGCGTGTCAGCACTGGTTGACCTCTGACTCGCCGGAGCATCTGCCGGATGTGATGATTACCGCCAAGGCTCTGTCGGGGGGATATGTCCCAGCCGGTGCGGTACTCAGCAAGCGCTGGGTGCATGAAAAAGTTTTTTCCTCACTCGACCGCTGCGTGGTTCACTCGACCACATTCGGCCAGAACGATCTGGCGATGACGGCTGGTCTGGCGACGCTCAGCGTGCTGCGGGAGGAGAAAGTAGTCGAAAACGCTGCCGCGATGGGCGATCTGCTCCTGACGAAGATGCGATCGCTGGTCGAGAAGTACGACCTGGTCAAGGAAGTACGAGGCAAAGGGCTGATGGTGGCTATCGAGTTCGGCACGCCACGCGGCATCATGCTCAGAACCCAGTGGGCACTGTTGCACAAGCTCGATCCGAGCCTCTTCCCCCAAGCAATTCTCATCCCACTGCTCAAAGACCACCGTATCCTCGCGCAGACGGCAGGCCACCATCTGGACGTTATCAAGCTGATTCCTCCGCTGATTATCAATGCGAAAGATGTGGACCGGATCGTCAACGCTTTTGATGAAGTGATCGCCAGTTGCAGCCGGATGTCAGGCCCCATGTGGGAAGTCGGCAAACGACTCACCTCACAGGCACTCAAGCGTAAAGAACCCGCACCCGCAGGCACATGA
- the rimO gene encoding 30S ribosomal protein S12 methylthiotransferase RimO has protein sequence MPRRPAKSAPTVQTVAFVSLGCPKNLVDSEKMLGLLAQDGLVPVSEGGEADAVVINTCGFLEASKDESVDEITRAAKLKRAGKVKRIVVAGCLVQRHRAKMLEWCPDIDAMIGVFDRDHIVEAVRGPITRSASAESRLPLPVYSSIAANATIAKRDRGINAEGYFESDSARLRLTPRHYAYLRVSEGCNQNCAFCTIPSIRGKMRSKPLDAILAEARELISDGAFELNLIGQDTTSYGNDIGYKPGLAGMLRQLNAATRDTGAWLRLMYAYPSCFTDEMIDAIAELPGVLKYIDMPLQHINDKVLERMRRQTSRKLIEALLVKLRERIPGMTLRTTFIAGFPGETAAQHRELVRFVREYGFEAMGVFPFSPEPGTPAGMLHAKGEAVPAQVVQERVEELMQTQQKVAFARNEKVAADATEFDVLIDSATRSSGKATTGVTRGGKLYAGRTYQQAPSIDGITYVQARHQLAPGEVVRCKITAADGYDLIAQPVSEIGLAMSLPVVR, from the coding sequence ATGCCACGTCGTCCCGCCAAGTCCGCACCGACCGTGCAGACGGTTGCCTTCGTCAGCCTCGGCTGCCCGAAGAATCTTGTGGACAGTGAAAAAATGCTCGGCCTGCTCGCGCAGGATGGTCTGGTTCCCGTATCCGAAGGCGGCGAAGCGGACGCCGTCGTCATTAACACCTGCGGTTTTCTCGAAGCATCGAAAGACGAGTCGGTGGATGAGATAACTCGTGCCGCCAAGCTCAAACGTGCCGGCAAGGTCAAACGCATCGTAGTTGCCGGCTGTCTCGTTCAACGGCATCGGGCGAAAATGCTCGAATGGTGCCCGGATATTGATGCGATGATCGGTGTCTTCGATCGCGATCACATCGTCGAGGCGGTACGTGGTCCGATTACACGCTCTGCGTCCGCGGAATCGCGTTTGCCGCTGCCTGTCTATTCGAGTATTGCCGCCAATGCGACCATTGCCAAGCGTGATCGCGGCATCAATGCGGAAGGTTACTTCGAGTCAGACTCTGCGAGGCTGCGACTGACGCCAAGACACTATGCCTATCTTCGTGTCAGTGAGGGGTGCAACCAGAACTGTGCGTTCTGCACGATTCCATCGATTCGTGGCAAGATGCGATCTAAACCGCTGGATGCGATTCTTGCTGAGGCTCGCGAGCTGATTTCTGACGGTGCGTTTGAATTGAATCTCATCGGGCAGGACACGACCAGCTACGGAAATGACATCGGCTATAAGCCGGGGCTGGCCGGCATGTTGCGACAGCTAAATGCGGCTACTCGTGATACGGGGGCGTGGCTGCGGCTGATGTACGCCTACCCCTCGTGCTTTACTGACGAGATGATCGACGCCATCGCCGAATTACCCGGCGTTTTGAAATACATCGACATGCCTCTTCAGCACATCAATGACAAGGTGCTCGAGCGCATGCGTCGCCAGACCAGCCGCAAACTCATCGAGGCTCTGCTGGTCAAGCTCCGCGAGCGGATACCGGGCATGACGCTGCGAACGACCTTTATTGCGGGCTTTCCCGGGGAGACAGCCGCACAGCATCGTGAGTTGGTGCGCTTTGTCAGGGAATACGGCTTTGAGGCGATGGGTGTGTTTCCCTTTTCTCCCGAACCCGGTACGCCGGCAGGGATGCTGCACGCCAAAGGTGAGGCGGTCCCCGCACAGGTCGTGCAGGAACGTGTGGAAGAACTCATGCAGACGCAACAGAAAGTCGCATTCGCTCGAAACGAAAAGGTGGCAGCGGACGCGACGGAGTTTGACGTGCTCATCGACTCGGCTACACGTTCCAGCGGCAAAGCGACCACAGGAGTGACACGAGGCGGGAAGCTCTATGCGGGTCGCACTTATCAGCAGGCTCCGTCGATCGACGGCATTACTTACGTACAGGCCCGCCATCAACTCGCTCCAGGTGAAGTCGTGCGATGCAAAATTACCGCAGCTGATGGTTACGACTTGATCGCCCAGCCCGTGTCGGAAATTGGTTTGGCGATGTCGCTGCCGGTCGTACGGTAA